The Coffea arabica cultivar ET-39 chromosome 8e, Coffea Arabica ET-39 HiFi, whole genome shotgun sequence genome window below encodes:
- the LOC140012766 gene encoding uncharacterized protein produces MDIFLATIDYQLQELHSRFNDHTVELLVLSTALNPRNGFILFKIDDICKLAEKFYPNDFMEQELVRLRIELQHFELDIPNHPELQELSGIHELCQGLVKKRKSVIYPLIDRLVLTLPVSTAITEWAFSIMKIIKTKLQNKMEDNFLHDC; encoded by the coding sequence ATGGATATATTTCTTGCCACAATTGATTATCAATTGCAAGAGTTACATAGCAGGTTTAATGATCATACCGTGGAATTGCTTGTTTTGAGCACTGCTTTAAATCCTAGAAATGGATTTATACTGTTCAAGATTGATGATATTTGTAAACTTGCAGAGAAGTTCTATCCgaatgattttatggagcaagaaCTAGTACGTCTAAGAATAGAACTTCAACATTTTGAACTCGACATTCCAAATCATCCTGAATTGCAAGAATTATCTGGTATTCATGAGTTATGTCAAGGCTtggtgaagaaaagaaaatcagtgATATATCCTCTTATTGATAGACTTGTTCTTACTCTTCCTGTATCAACTGCAATTACAGAGTGggcattttcaattatgaaaataatcaagACAAAACTCCAAAACAAGATGGAAGATAATTTCTTGCATGATTGTTAA
- the LOC140012767 gene encoding uncharacterized protein produces MQLPVGFKAHKFSKYDGTGNPNTHLWMFANKLSKSIDDENLLVRLFPESLEGDALDWYSNLKPEDMRTWLNLSTAFLRQYEYNYEFAPTRTTLEGTERKPSEDHKTYAKRWRKLSAKVEPPMTEEDFSEEIFRMIGCSFAEIVNKLEVYDEFVVAGKIVNVSTLKSQLEAMQSQSSSSKKSQFKKKEEETLFTLKYKIQDMIEVGDIVLRRKDEQGTSVSKNPLPLYKDTIGRAYVIDWRAAITRSGRILNEPVVIEPSKAKENAAPTRSTVTEEEAFNFLRMLKKSEYKVIEQLDKMPAQISMLNLLLTSELHREALLKVVNEAQMPKNIPVDKFTHVVEHVLAFNQISFSDEDLTSEGIGHNKTMYISVRCNGKLLPRVLIDNGSALNICPWSTLVKLEFQEDKLRPSATVVRGFDGAKREPMGELDLVL; encoded by the exons ATGCAACTACCCGTGGGTTTTAAAGCACACAAGTTTAGCAAGTATGATGGAACGGGCAATCCGAATACACACCTTTGGATGTTTGCAAACAAATTAAGCAAATCGATAGATGATGAAAATTTACTAGTTCGATTGTTCCCTGAGAGTTTAGAGGGTGATGCGCTAgattggtattccaatttgaaaCCCGAGGATATGAGGACATGGCTGAATTTGTCAACTGCTTTTCTGAGGCAGTATGAATACAATTACGAGTTTGCTCCGACAAGGACCACATTGGAAGGAACTGAAAGGAAACCGTCTGAGGATCACAAGACATATGCAAAGAGATGGAGAAAATTGTCTGCCAAGGTGGAGCCTCCTATGACTGAGGAAGATTTTTCGGAGGAGATTTTTCGGATGATCGGGTGTTCCTTTGCAGAAATTGTTAATAAATTGGAAGTGTATGATGAGTTTGTAGTAGcagggaagattgttaatgtgtcaacTTTAAAATCACAACTGGAAGCAATGCAAAGTCAAAGCAGCAGTAGTAAGAAGTCTCAGTTCAAGAAGAAGGAGGAAGAAACTTTGTTT ACGCTTAAATACaaaattcaagacatgattgaaGTTGGAGACATAGTTCTGAGAAGGAAAGATGAACAAGGGACCAGTGTTAGCAAGAATCCTCTTCCTCTATACAAGGACACTATTGGG CGAGCCTACGTTATTGATTGGAGGGCTGCCATCACTAGATCTGGAAGGATCTTAAACGAACCCGTAGTTATTGAGCCGTCTAAAGCGAAAGAAAATGCTGCACCAACAAGATCGACGGTGACTGAAGAAGAGGCGTTCAATTTTCTCAGGATGTTGAAGAAGAGCGAGTACAAGGTGATCGAGCAATTGGACAAAATGCCTGCTCAAATTTCTATGTTGAACCTGCTTTTGACTTCTGAACTTCATAGAGAAGCTTTACTCAAGGTGGTAAATGAGGCTCAAATGCCTAAAAATATTCCGGTTGACAAATTCACCCATGTAGTTGAACATGTTTTGGCTTTTAACCAGATTTCTTTTTCTGATGAAGATCTAACTTCTGAAGGGATTGGACACAACAAAACGATGTACATCTCAGTCCGTTGTAATGGGAAGTTGTTGCCAAGAGTTCTGATAGACAACGGATCTGCTTTAAATATCTGTCCATGGAGTACTTTGGTCAAATTGGAATTTCAAGAAGATAAACTTCGGCCGTCTGCCACTGTGGTGAGAGGATTTGATGGCGCGAAAAGAGAACCAATGGGAGAACTAGATCTAGTGCTATAA